The nucleotide sequence atttggacatctTTTGCGAAGAAGTGTCATGAAAAAGcaaaacgactataacttttgcatacgatgtcgaaaaaaatgtataatatatcaaaatgttcagcacgaaaatccgcatgtttgcaaatttttagaatcctcaaattctaaaaggaaaaaaagttatgctcatttttttgaattttggttaaatcaggtcaaactttggtcaaactacttattcaagaagtattagtgttactaaataattattcaagaatattagtgttactaaatgattattacagttttttgaattttggtcaaatctggtcaaactatggtcaaactacttctTCAAGAAATATtcgtgttactacataattattcaagaatattagtgttactaaataattatttctattttttgaattttagtcaaacctggtcaaactgtggtcaaactacttttttaagaaatattagtgttactaaataattattgtttttcagaataatagtttcaaactcaacagtgaaacgtgtgacttaatgctcaagctaaactcctgagggttaataggattaacatcttactattgtcaggaaaacaacaagtgcagacttggaaacgaggtggaatagaacccggaagttaagcgtgctcaggatgGAGTAGTGAGGGGATGGGTGACTgaccgggaagttagatgatttggaatgatgaggggtgattagagattaaattggaaaataattcacaaatttgaaaatcgattttttttaataaaaaaatcataaaaatacctttagtcccggttggtattaccaaccgagactaaaggtggaggtccagacagcggccacgtggacggcctttagtcccggttcgtgtaagaaccgagactatacacgaaccgggactaaagggggaggctttagtaacgaccctttagtcccggttttagaactgggactaaaggccctctagaaccgagacaaatgaccctttttctactagtgtcacaacatgccctgcaaaaacaagttaaacgtcctctactttgttgttgcaagttttacgtggctgctatgggcttagtaagaatcgttcttacctacgcatcaaaaaccataacacggtatagtgattgctttttgatcttcagaaagaaccctgctcattgaatccgattcaactaaagttgaagaaacacacacccactagcacctgtgtgcgaagcacgtcggtacaaccagtctcgcgtaagcgtaggcGTAATATCGGTCtgaaccgcttcatccaacaataccgctgaatcaagaatcaactagtgatggcaagcaatatgtatatacccacgcccacaactcctttgtgttctactcgtgcatataacatctacgcatagacctggctctgataccactgttggggaacgcagtaatttcaaaaaaatcctacgcagaagcaagatccatctaggtgatgcatagcaacaagaggggaaaagtgttgtccatgtaccctcgtaaaccgtaagcggaagcgttatggcaatgcggttgatgtagtcgtatgtcttcacggttcgaccgatcctagcaccgaaggtacggcacctccgtgatctgcacacgttcaactcggtgacgttccacgaactctagatctggatcgttcttacatacgcatcaaaaaccataacacggtatagtgattgctttttgatcttcagaaagaaccctgttcattgaatccgattcaactaaagttggagaaacacaaacccactagccacctgtgtgcgaagcacatcggtacaaccagtctcgcgtaagcgtaggcGTAATATCGGTCtgaaccgcttcatccaacaataccgctgaatcaagaatcaactagtgatggcaagcaatatgtatatacccacgcccacaactcctttgtgttccactcgtgcatataacatctacgcatagacctggctctgattacactgttggggaacgcagtaatttcaaaaaaatcctacgtagaagcaagatccatctaggtgatgcatagcaacgagaggggaaaagtgttgtccatgtaccctagtaaaccgtaagcggaagcgttatggcaatgcggttgatgtagtcgtacgtcttcacggttcgaccgatcctagcaccgaaggtacggcacctccgcgatctgcacacgttcaactcgatgacgttccacaaactctagatccagctaagtgtcgggggagagcttcgccagcacgacgacgtgatgatggtgatgatgaagttaccgacgcagggcttcgcctaagcactataacgatatgaccgaggtgtaaatctgtggagggggcgccgcacacggctaaacaatcaacttgtgtgtctatggggtgccccctggccacgtatataaaggaggggaggaaagaggtggccggccctaagggggtgcgccaggtgtggggaatcctactaggactccccagtccaagtagaaTTCCCCCGTCTTTCCTaatcggagtaggagagaaggaaagagagggagagggagaaggaaatgggggccgcgccccaccccttgtccaatttggtttggcaggggggaggcgcgcgccacctcttggcccttctcccctctctacactaaatcccaataaggcccattacttttcCCGAtgaattctcgtaactccccggtactccgaaaaataccagaatcactTGCAACCTTTCttatgtccgaatatagccttccaatatatcgatctttatgtgtcgaccatttcgagactcctcgtcatgtctgtgatctcatccgggactccgaacaacctttggtacatcaaatcacataactcataataccgctcctcatcgaacgttaagcgtgcggaccctacgggttcgagaactatgtagacatgaccgagactcacttccggtcaataaccaatagcggaacctggatgctcatattggttcctacatattctacgaagatctttatcggtcaaaccgcataacaacatacgttgttccctttgtcatcggtatgttacttgcctgagattcgattgtcggtatcatcatacctagttcaatctcgttaccggcaactctctttacttgttccgtaatacttcatcccgcaactaactcattagtcacaatgcttgcaaagcttacagtgatgagcattaccgagagggcccagagatacctctccgatacacggagtgacaaaccctaatctcgatctatgccaacccaacaaacaccatcggagacacctgtagagcatctttataatcacccagttacgttgtaacgtttgatagcacactaagtgttcctccggtattcgggagttggataatctcatagtcataggaacatgtataagtcatgaagaaagcaatagcaataaactaaacgatcattatgctaagataacggacgggtgttgtccatcacatcattctctaatgatgtgatcccgttcatcaaatgacaacacatgtccatggctaggaaacttaaccatctttgattaacgagctagtcaagtagaggcatactaggaacactctgtttgtctatgtattcacacatgtactaagtttccggttaatacaattctagcatgaataataaatatttatcatgatataaggaaatataaataacaactttattattgcctgtagggcatatttccttcacctacaggagggggaaatcagcaccggaggccatcttcatcatcccggcggtctccgtgacgaggagggactagttcaccctcgaggctgagggtatgtcccagtagctatgtgtttgatctctctctctctctctctctctctctctctctctctctctcttctctctctctcgttcaggcatgatcttgatgtaaccatgggctttgttaatatagtcggatcatatggtgtttttctcTTTATATCTTGTCgcgatgaattgagtcttgctctttgaggtttcgttatgttggattgaatattttggatttgagaacaattgatgtatgtcttgcatgcagATACCTTGcttcccttccgatgatgtgtgagtagtttaccacggacctacgggtccatagctagtagctagctggcttcttctctctcttcgatcttcgaaatgttctcctcgatgttcttggagatctattcaatgtaatgactttttgcggtgtgttcgttgggatccgatgaattgtgagattatgatcagattatttatgaatattatttgatagagcgtatcatatcacgggatttggacgCACCGGTGAAGTTTACACCAcatctcaaggtgagaaaaggcattgcatggtaccgaagaggctagcaaattatggagaggtgagagtgcgtataatccatggactcacattagtcataaagaactcatatatttattgctaaagtttattagccatcgaagcaaagtactactatgcatgctcctaggtggatagattgcTAGGAAGACCATCGCCCGcacccgactgccactcataaggaagacaaccaataataaatcatgctccaacttcctagcataatgagagactatacgtgcatgcttcaggaatcacaaaccttaacaccaatattcttactaaagcacaatcaTTCAGTAGTACCTCCCATGTATTACCATcttaatatcgcaaaactattgcaaggaatcaaacttatcatactcagtgatctacatgaaagttttttcTTATATCCCTCTTGATTACCTATCATAtaaggaccaaattcataacccatGCATATTGCCATTATTATTTATcgaactctcaaaatgatataagtgaagcatgagagtgcaaatatttctttaaaatataaccaccatcctgctttaaaaaatataagtgaagcactagagcaactgcctagctcaaaagatataagggaagcacaaagagtattctaacaaatcatgaatgagtgtgtgtccctctcaaaaggtgtgtccaacaaATATGATCGTGGCAAactaaaagaaaaacaaagaaaatagtcatataatacaagacactccaagaaaaaacTCGTATCATgtcatgaataaaaatatagctccaagtaattttaccgatgcttggtagacgaaagaggggatgccatcgagggcatccccaagcttatttgctTGGGTGTCATTAGATattaccttgggctgccttgggcatcaccaagcttagggtcttgccactctctattccttcatccatcatgatctcacttgaaacttgagaacttcagctcacaaaactcaacaaaaaccttcgtgagatcaaTTAGTATAACAATCAAATCACAaactttaggtactgttatgaacccattcatattttattattgcatattacctactatattctaacttcaccatgacttataccccccgatacaatccatatattcattaaaataagcaaacaatgcaaagaaaacagaatctgtcaaaaacagaacagtttgtagcaatatgAATCATGACTATACTTccgtaactccacaaattctgaaacattagggcaacatgagaaatttgtatataaatcatgttTAAAAAATCCAAATTAAAAGCACGCTCCAGTGAATTTAGAGAATTTCAGTACTAGGCGCAAAAGTTGCTGTTTTTTCACAGAATCgagtcaactatcaaccaaatcatccaaggaatttacttggcacaaacactaactaaaacacaagaacacaaccataacagtagcataattgtgtgcacacaaaaaacaaaaaaggaacaagaaaaataaagataactattgggtttcCTCCTAACAAGCTTTactgttttacgcccctagctaagcataatgcattgtttcaagtgttgtcatctttagtcTCCAAGTCCTCAATCACACATTCATATTTTCTAGGAGTTCTAGCATACATATTTTTAACAATCACACTCATAGGAACAAAGTTGTGGAATTTATTCTCATAGAAGGGTTCCTTtatcaaatcaacaaaattgtaCTCATGTAAGCACTTCCTAGGAGGCCAGGTTAGTTAGTGCGTGTGTGTGGCCGTATGCTAATTAAGCACTTGTACTCATGTTTGTTTCAGTTGAGACAAGGGAATAGGAGAGGAGAAAAAGGCCAGCTTTGTGAGGTAGCTCGGCACAAAAAGTTCCcctgttcttcttgttcttgtgaGCTGTGAGAATCAGGCCAGAGGAAGAAGGGGGCGCTGCAAGGAGGCGGCGCCAACAGTGGTGTACCGCGCAAAAGAAACGGTGCTCTGTACAGTCGACTTTTTTAGCCTTGTAACGGCCGATCTTACCCATCACTGCGCCAGAGCTCTTTTTTTCATTCTTACAGTAAGTTTCTTGTGGTGAAGAGCGACAAATGCCTAGGTACCGATGGCAGAAGGCCCACTCCCACTTGCACTcaatcatgcatatgcatgctaCCTGCATGGACATATCGCCCACGGCCGAGAATTATACGCTCGATCGTACGTGTGTTTAACCAATGGATCCATGCATGCACACGCTGCTGTCACCTTTGTCACCCAAACACACGAGCTTTGCAATACGTTCGTACGCTGCTAGCTGCTAGCATAACAACAACAACGCAGCTGCAAAGCTCCGTTGAAATTTCTCCATCCCTCTCCAACCAATAGCATGTGTACGTACTGAAATCCACTACTATAGCCACAGATATATCTCGTATATATGTACACACATTTTTAGCACAATATATACCTGGCGTATTTCCCATACTCCCATAGGCCTAGCATACATCCTCAGATCCCCTTTGGGCCGGCCAGCCCTACCACGCACTCGTTCTTCCTCCTCCATCGCATCCTGCCTAGCTGCCGGCATGAGGCTAGCAGCTGCCTGCACTTCGGTATTTTCTTCCTCGTTACGTTTATAATTCGATCTAGAGTATTAAGACCGTGGCTGCTGATCGATATGTACCTGGTGAGCTAGATGGAGGTGAAGGCCAAGCCGGCGAATGGCGGAAAGAGGACCAGTGAGACCGGCGGCAGGCCGATACTGGTGGAGAAGGAGTTGGAGAAGAAGAggaggcagcacatgaaggagCTCTGCGAGAAGCTCGCGTCCCTCATCCCAAAAGAACACTTCCCCCACGCTGTAAGAACTAAGAACTAATTAAGAATATGCTTCTCTCTTAACATGCTATTAGTCGCTCATTGCATATAACTGAACGGTGTGATAGCTAGCTAGTTGTTTCTCTCCAATTCTCCATGGTTATATCGTGCATCGTGCTCTCATCCTGCCCAGAATAAGATGAGTTTATATATTCGGAATATTTAAGTGGCGAATGGCAATTAAATATGTTTGTTGGACATTTATTTTTCAACAGTACATCGGCATGCCATGAGTTTATATATTCATATTATTGAAGCTCATGGCATGCCGAGGTACTGTTGAAATACAAGTGCAAAGTCCAAATACATTGTGGATTAAAGAAAATCCACAATTGGTTTTAAGCAAAGGTTTAAAATAGTGGGTTATGGCAAATAGCGGCAGAAGCGTTAGCGCGCTAAACTAGTGCTATAGCATGCTAAATTGCATTGTAGCACGCTAATTCATGCTAAGCGGCTTAGCATGATGCCCCTCTAAGGCTATAGCGCCAAGAAAGCGCGTTGTTTAACACTATGGTTTTTTACTCAACATATACTACAAATAATAAACATTGAAATTCCAAGGTTTGTTATGTGTAATTGGGTGCATCACCACAAATGAGTTGACTAAAATACAACTCTTCCATTATCTGGAAAAGGGAATGTCTATCAGCCAAGGAAATCATGCCATACAATAAAAAACTCACTCCCATAATGTGTTAATATTATTGTGCCTTTAATGCATATATAGGATACAATGACCCAGTTAGGAAGCCTggatgtggcggcatcatacatCAAGAAACTCAAGGAGCGGGTCGATCAGCTACAACACAAGAAGACCTCTATACAAGCAGTGAGTACCTTACTGGGAGTTAGTGGCATCTCGACGCCCATTATCACCGCTACCATGAGTGGCGGCGTAGGATCACCAGAAGgaggaaaaaaattggaggcaTCGCCACTAGTAGTGGAGGTGCGGGAACCCGGCGATGCCAGCATGGAGGTGAGATTGATATGCAGCATAGGGAAGCCTATCAAGCTCCATGAGGTGATCACCATTCTTGAGGAAGAAGGGGCCGTCATCATCAACGCTAATCACTATGTTGCTGCCGACAGAATATTCTACACTATACACTCCTGGGTACGTACATACGTTGCAAAACATAATGCGCATGCAAGTCCTAGGATTAAGGTTTCGACCAATAATTAATAATACCAATAAAATATAGTTTATGCGCCATGAAATTGTATCATTAAAaacattatttttggaaaaaattccTTTTTGGAACCTACTCCATCCGTTTCTAAACATAAGGGATTACATGCCGGGTCAAAGAAAAAAtagggactacatacggatgtatatagatgcatttcaaagtgtagattcactcaattTGCGCCGTATGTACTCTATATTGGAATccctaaaaagtcttatatttaggaacggaggcagTAACATTAAACTGAAttaaccacacacacacacacacacacacacaagtaaaaggCAGAAAAGAAAATATAAGTGTCCCTGTGCGTATGTGAAACTGTGGAACTGTACATTCCTCTCCAATCATTGTCTTAGGCTATAGAACGATGCAAAGCAAcaaaagatgggggaaagctaagCCCGCAAGTTTGGAAACAACCttggattttttttttcttttcgaggGGAACAATCTTGGATGTACACAACGTGACATACACGTCTTAATTGATTtccttctttcccttttttttgtcCTTCTCTTGTGGCCAGAATGGATGTGCTAAATTTAATTAGACGCAGCTGCAAAAGTTTGCATTCTGTGATGGAGGATTGGTTTCCATCTAAATATCAGATTATAAAGTTATCTAATTTGCATCAAATTAAGTTAACTAATTTCATAAATTTCTCTCTTGTTATTTTGCAGGCCTTCAGCACTAGAATTGGCATAGATGTTTCAAGAATTTCTGAACGACTGGGAGCATTGGTATGATTGTAAGTCGATCTgtgtaaaaagaaaaaaaactcttAGCTGTATAAATAAACATCCCACAAATGGTACATGATGTATGTTCATTTACTGACTGAGATGGTAACACCTTAACTAGCTAGTAAAGGTGTTGAAGTCACAACATGATCAATGTATGACAAAATACGTTGATCAATCTTCGATCTATAATCACCCTCTATAATTTATATTAACAAGTTTTGGGCTATAATAGCTTGTTATACATGTTAAAATATAGAATTTTAAATGTGGTGTACGTATACTTTGGCTAACAACAACAACTGGAGTGCATGTACCCTCTCCAACCAATAGCATCCGTGTTAGTACATCACTGGAGAACTTTTTGGAAAAACAAAATTTTGGAATTCAATCATGTATTGCTCGATATCTAGATTATGGTAAATGTTTGGCTGTGTAATTGCATGGTGGAGATGCCCGGACCAAAACAGCAGCCTGAATTAACAATAACTATTTAACTAAACAGCCGCAATTTCGCCATGACATATAAATATTAGTTCCTTAGTTAGCTAGTGGGTTCCAGCCAGATTAAAGAAACTAGACCTCACGGATGCATGAGGCCTTTTTCAGACTACATATAATTTGCACTTGCACGTTGAGAACAAATTAATTGGGGAAATGAACAAATACCTTCAACGTCAGGACTTTGGCCTGACATTAACAGTTAGGTTAATAATTCTTTGACAAAAAGGAAATTCTAGTTTCTAAACTAATGAAACTTTGTGCGAAACAGAAGACAGTATATGAATCGTCCCTAACAAGTGAATATATACCACACATTGACTCAACAAATATATTAATGTCTTTGTTCCAAATGAAATAGAAAAGTGGTGGATGAAAGGGAGAGCTAGGCCGAGCCGATGTTACATGCATCTAAATGTGCCGAATATTGATGTGATGCTATTTGGGCCCATGCTCCACTTTGCTTTCTTCCTCGTCACAAGAGGGTGATTGGGCGTGGCCGAAAAGTCACCAGCAAAGAATCAATGTCCATTTGTACATATTTTATTTGGCGCGTGGAAGTGACTGATGTATTTTGCTTTCACATCAGTAATTCGTTTTGGTTGTGACTGTTTCTCACAACAAGCTCTGTAAAAGGTGAAATATAAATTTATGCAACATAACATGTGGATCAGCCCCCATATAGATTTAAATGGAGAAATATTGCACTTGGATAACAATGTTAACTTTTACAGTGTCGAATTTGACATGAATTTTTTAAAAGGAGGTAAAGCCCCAGCGTCTACATCACTGTGATGCACACAGGCGTGATATCCTGACCAAAAGATCGTGAGAGTACGACTTTAAATTATGGTGTGTTTAGTTGATCTCCTCCGGGCGAGGTGGTGCCTGGGCGAGTGTAAACGCGACCAAAATGCCGCATGTGATTTCTTAATTTAATTGTTATTGTGTCACTCTTGCAATCTAATATGTCCGGCGAAACCATAAACACATTACTACATTTTCAGTAAACTAATTGCCTCAACTAATTattgaattaattaattaagtagttgCCACTAGCAATACTGAAGTGCTTAAATTAGGTGAATTGATAACTCCTATACACGTCAGAGTCATGTATACATAACATGTAGAGTCTGAATGCAAGTAGACATACGTATTATTTTGCATGGCTAGTGGCG is from Triticum aestivum cultivar Chinese Spring chromosome 3A, IWGSC CS RefSeq v2.1, whole genome shotgun sequence and encodes:
- the LOC123059744 gene encoding transcription factor bHLH168-like, with protein sequence MEVKAKPANGGKRTSETGGRPILVEKELEKKRRQHMKELCEKLASLIPKEHFPHADTMTQLGSLDVAASYIKKLKERVDQLQHKKTSIQAVSTLLGVSGISTPIITATMSGGVGSPEGGKKLEASPLVVEVREPGDASMEVRLICSIGKPIKLHEVITILEEEGAVIINANHYVAADRIFYTIHSWAFSTRIGIDVSRISERLGALV